In the Alkaliphilus oremlandii OhILAs genome, one interval contains:
- a CDS encoding MATE family efflux transporter, with product MDSKKEHTAKNNRIEKWLKDPIRADVIDIAWPVLVELLLSSLFGMVDMIMLGRIADSALAAASMAAVGITNQPLFIGLSLVQALNVGATAMIARYLGSNRRDRIENTLKHVTLLSLVMLAIPISLFGLIFSDAIMTFMGAQADTLQAGSAYFKIVMIGFIFQSLNMSISAALRGIGETKVPMKINIRVNFLNIFGNAVLIYGLFGFPKLGVTGAGLSTTLANAIASVFLLKYIVKGNDVIQLNLKTRFKFDKDIIYNLVKIGVPASIEQLVLRTGVLLFAKIVAGLGTVTYAAHQIALSILGLSFQPGQAFGIAASSLVGRALGTNELDLSEDYAKETRRIGSMISTFMALILFFLGPQLVSLYSSDPEIIKSASLALKIIALVQPFQSSQLILAGGLRGAGDTFWPLLSTFIGVLLIRVALAYVFVNTLGYGLAGAWVAVFVDQFVRWFFVYIRFRTGKWKYTKLR from the coding sequence ATGGATAGTAAGAAGGAGCATACTGCTAAAAATAATAGAATAGAGAAATGGTTAAAGGATCCGATTAGAGCAGATGTGATTGATATTGCTTGGCCTGTTCTAGTTGAACTTCTTCTAAGCTCCCTGTTTGGTATGGTGGATATGATTATGCTTGGTAGAATTGCAGACAGTGCTTTAGCAGCAGCTTCTATGGCAGCCGTAGGTATTACGAACCAGCCCTTATTTATAGGATTATCCCTTGTGCAGGCTCTCAATGTAGGGGCTACAGCAATGATCGCTCGATATCTAGGCTCTAATCGAAGAGATCGGATTGAAAATACTTTAAAGCATGTTACTTTACTGAGTCTTGTAATGCTTGCAATTCCAATTTCATTATTTGGACTTATTTTTTCAGATGCTATTATGACATTTATGGGTGCCCAAGCGGACACGCTACAGGCAGGAAGCGCATACTTTAAAATTGTTATGATTGGATTTATCTTTCAGTCATTGAATATGTCCATATCTGCAGCCCTTAGAGGTATTGGTGAAACAAAGGTGCCAATGAAGATCAATATTAGAGTGAACTTTTTAAATATATTTGGCAATGCAGTCCTCATTTATGGACTTTTTGGTTTTCCTAAATTGGGTGTTACAGGAGCTGGGCTTTCTACAACCTTAGCGAATGCAATCGCAAGTGTATTCTTATTGAAATACATTGTGAAGGGCAATGATGTTATTCAATTAAATCTTAAAACACGATTTAAATTTGATAAGGATATTATATATAACCTAGTGAAAATAGGTGTTCCTGCATCCATAGAGCAATTGGTTTTAAGAACCGGAGTTCTTTTGTTTGCAAAAATAGTTGCTGGGCTTGGAACTGTAACCTATGCGGCACATCAAATTGCCCTTAGCATACTGGGACTTTCCTTTCAACCAGGGCAGGCTTTTGGAATTGCTGCATCTTCTTTGGTAGGGAGGGCATTGGGTACCAATGAGCTGGATTTGTCAGAAGATTATGCAAAGGAAACGAGGAGAATTGGCTCCATGATCTCTACCTTTATGGCACTGATACTATTCTTTCTTGGGCCGCAGCTCGTAAGCTTATATTCATCGGATCCTGAGATTATAAAAAGTGCATCGTTGGCATTAAAAATAATTGCCTTGGTTCAACCGTTTCAATCTTCCCAATTAATACTAGCCGGTGGATTGAGAGGGGCAGGGGATACTTTCTGGCCTTTGTTATCGACCTTTATTGGTGTTCTCCTCATTCGGGTTGCGCTGGCATATGTATTTGTCAACACTTTAGGATACGGATTGGCAGGGGCATGGGTGGCTGTATTTGTGGATCAATTTGTAAGATGGTTTTTTGTATATATTCGATTTAGAACTGGAAAGTGGAAGTATACGAAGCTAAGATAA